Within Mycobacterium botniense, the genomic segment TGCCCGAGCCGCTTTCGCTGCGACCCCACTACGTCAAAACCCTCACGATCTGGGGTGATTCGCTGGAAGCCAACAAGGACAAAGCCATTGAGGTCACCTCCGAAGAGGTCTACAACCGCTATATGAAATACCTGCGTGGCTGCCGCGACTACTTCGCCGACGAAATGCTCGACTGCAGCCTGGTCACCTACCTCAAGCCGGGAGCGGTGGCCTAACACCCGACCCGGCCCGGACATCAGCGCGGATGGTGGTGAGGGTGTGGGTGCGGTGCCGCTCAGGGGTCGCGCGGGAGTCAACCTCGCCGGCTGGTGCTGGCGGCCGTGGACCCACGGGGCGACGCGGACAGACAACGGGTCGGGGCGCCGCCTCCAACACCGTTCCCCCAGGGCGCGCCGGCGCGGGCCCTACACCTCCGCGAAGTTGCGGGTGATCGAGGGATCTACCGGAATGCCCGGGCCGGTGCTCGTCGAAAAAGTGACCTTCTTCAGGTAGCGGCCCTTCGAGGTTGACGGCTTGAGCCGCAAGATCTCATCGAGAGCAGCGCCGTAGTTCTCCGCCAACCGCTTTTCGTCAAACGACGCCTTGCCGATGACGAAGTGCAGGTTGGCCTGTTTGTCGACCCGGAAATTGATTTTGCCGCCCTTGATGTCGGCCACCGCTTTGGCGACGTCGTTGGTGACGGTGCCGGTCTTGGGGTTGGGCATGAGGCCACGCGGACCGAGCACCCGCGCAATCCGGCCCACCTTGGCCATCTGGTCGGGCGTGGCGATCGCGGCGTCGAATTCCAGCCACCCGCCTTGAATCTTTTCGATCAGGTCGTCGCTGCCGACCACATCCGCGCCGGCGGCCTGCGCCTCTTCGGCCTTTTCTCCGACGGCGAACACCGCGACCCGGGCTGTCTTACCCGTCCCGTGCGGCAGGTTCACCGTGCCGCGGACCATCTGATCGGCCTTGCGCGGATCGACGCCGAGCCGGATGGCCACCTCGACTGTCGCGTCATAGTTGGCCGACGACGTTTCTTTGGCCAACTTGGCCGCTTGCAGCGGCGTGTAGAGGTTGCTGCGGTCCACCTTCGCGGCCGCGGCACGATATGCCTTGCTGGTCTTGCTCATTCGATACCCACTCTCTGGTTGTGGTGATCCAGCGGGCCGAAGCTGGCCCTCCCACTGGCCGAGAACTACTCGACGGTTATTCGACGGTTATTCGACGGTAATGCCCATCGACCGGGCAGTGCCGGCGATGATCTTGGCGGCCGCGTCGATGTCGTTGGCGTTGAGATCAGCCTTTTTGGTCTCGGCGATCTCGCGAACCTGATCCCAGCTGACCTTGGCGACCTTGTTCCGGTGCGGCTCGGCCGACCCCTTGGCCACTCCCGCGGCCTTGAGCAGCAACTTGGCCGCGGGCGGCGTCTTGAGCGTGAAGGTGAAGCTGCGGTCGTCGTAGACCGTGATCTCCACCGGGATGACATTGCCGCGCTGATTTTCTGTCGCAGCGTTGTACGCCTTGCAAAACTCCATGATATTGACGCCATGCTGACCGAGCGCAGGGCCCACCGGCGGCGCCGGATTCGCCTGTCCCGCTTCGATTTGCAGCTTGATCAGCCCGGCAACTTTTTTCTTCGGGGCCATCTGGTCTGGGTATTCCTTTCTGGGTCAGGTGGCCCGCCCGGCGGCGGGCCGCACGCGCGCGTGCCGGACTAGATCTTGGAGACCTGGTTGAAGGTCAATTCCACAGGTGTTTCGCGGCCGAAGATGGACACCAGCACCTTGAGTTTCTGTTGTTCGGCGTTGACTTCGCTGATCGTCGCCGGCAGCGTGGCGAACGGTCCGTCCATGACCGTCACCGATTCGCCCACCTCGTAGTCGACCTCGACGACCGGGCGTTCCAGCCCGCCCTCGGCGGCGGCTGCGGCGGCGGCGGCGCCCTTGGCGGCCTTCTTCGCCTGCCCCTGCGGCAACAAGAACTTCACCACCTCGTCAAGTGACAGCGGGGACGGCCGCGAGGTCGCGCCGACGAACCCGGTGACACCCGGGGTGTTGCGCACCGCGGCCCACGAATCGTCGGTGAGCTCCATGCGCACCAGGATGTAACCCGGCAGCACCTTGCGGTTGACCAGTTTGCGTTGGCCGTTTTTGATCTCGGTGACCTCCTCGGTGGGCACCTCGACCTGGAAGATGTAGTCACCGACGTCGAGATTTTGCACCCGCGTCTCGAGGTTGGCCTTCACCTTGTTCTCGTAACCGGCATAGGAGTGGATGACGTACCATTTGCCCGGCTTGCCGGCCAGTTCCTTCTTGAGCGCGGCCGCCGGGTCGACCTCATCGGCCGGCTCCGCGCCGGCCTCGGCCGGCTCCGTGCCCGGTCGGATCGTGTCCTCGGCTCGCGGCTCGGTGTCGTCAACATCTACCGCCTGACTTGCGGACGTCTCACCGTCGAAGCTAGTCACGGTTTCTCAGCCCTCTCTCTACGCTCTGCGAGCCTCAGCCGAACACCAGCATCACCAGCTTGGCCAATCCGAAGTCGGCCACGCCGATCAACGCCACCATGAACGCGAGAAATGCCAGCACCACTGAGGTGTAGGTCATCATCTGTTTGCGGTTGGGCCAGATCACCTTACGCATCTCGGCGACGACCTGGCTCAGGTAGCGGTAGACAACGGCGATCGGGTTGACCACGGGGCGCGCCGCTTTCTTGGCCGTCTTGACCGCCGCACCGCCACCGTTTTTGGCGACTTCGAGGCTCGCACCGTCGGCGACAGCCGTGGCACGCTGCCGGGACCGCTTGCCGGTGGGTCGGCGCGGCCGGGTCACGACGGCCGTCTGACCACCACTGTGCCCGCTGGTGCCCCCGATGGTGCCGCCGCGGGCGGCGTCGGCACCGTCGCGCTCGTCGCTCACCGCATGCTCCTTTGTTCGCTTCGCCTAGCGGCCACCTTCCAGTGTCCACCATTGCACATGTCACCGTAAGCAGGGGCGACAGGACTTGAACCTGCAACCTGCGGTTTTGGAGACCGCTGCTCTGCCAGTTGAGCTACGCCCCTTCATGGTGGCAGGCCAACCTGCACATGGCGGGGCTTACGTCGACACGTGCGTCCACCCGGTCGACCGGTGCTACACGTCTCCGGCAATCGCCGACCGCGCGCAAAACACGCTGGTAATGGGCAAACCCCGAAGCCCGAGTGTACATCGGAGCAGGTGCTGGGTACTAATCACGCGATCCGGATGACCTGCCCGGACTCTCTGTCCCACTTGATCATGGTGGAGCCGGCACCCTGCTGGCCCATCAGCGTGGTGTAGGCCTCCAGCACCAGCTCACCCGCGTCGTTGGTGCACAGGTTCCGGGTGACGACGATGTCGGCGCCGAAACGCTCGTCCACCGAGTGGATGTCCATGCGGGCCCAGAGTTTGTCGCCGGCGCATATCGGCTTGTGGTAGATGAACTTCTGGTCCACCTGCACTATCTGCATGGTCTCGTAGCCGGTGTCGACATGCTTGAAGAAGTCCTGCTGGACCAGACGCGCGAAAATCGTGGTGAAAGTCAGCGGCGCCACGATGTTGTCGTAGCCCAGTTCGGCGGCGGCATCCTCCTCGTAGCTGGCCGGATCCTCACATTTGATCGCCTTGGCGAAATCCCGGATCTGCTCGCGGCCCACGACGAAGTAGTCCGGATAGCGCCAGATCATCCCGCGAACATCGGTTTTGATCGCGCCCATGACTACGCCAGCCTCGCCGAGGCGATGGCCCGGCCGAAGATCTTCTTGCCGCCGGCCGTGGCGGTGAGCGCGATCGTCACCGACTTGGATTCCGGATCGACCGACTTCACCCGGCCATTGAACACGATCTCGGCGCCCTTGCCGTCGTTGGGCACCGGCACCACCGAGGTGAAACGGACGTTGTACTCGGTCACCGCGCCCGGGTCACCGACCCACGAGGTGACATAGCCGCCGCCCAGCCCCATGGTCAGCATGCCGTGCGCGATCGCGGTGTCCAGCCCCACATGCTTGGCGATCTCGTCATCCCAGTGGATCGGGTTCAGGTCACCGGAAACCCCCGCGTAGTTCACCAGATCCTGGCGGGTCAGCGGATAGACCTTTTCCGGAAGCTGGTCACCCACCTTCACCGAACTGAACTCACGCAGCGCCATTTGAAAATCCCTCTTCTCCATCTTCACCGGCACGACCCGCCAGGGTCGTGTAGGTCTCCATCACCAGCTCTCCCGCGTCATTGGTGCAGACGTTCTTGGTGACGATGATGTCGGTCCCGTGGGCCTGACGCACCGAGTCGACATAGATGTCGCAATAGAGCTTGTCACCCGCCTTGATCGGCTTCAGGTATTTGAGCACCTGATCGACCTGCACGATCTGAGCCTCGCGGATCGCGATGTTAGCGCTCTCGAAAAACGATGACTGGGCTTGGTAGCCGAATACCGAGATGAAGGTCAGCGGCGCCGGCAGCACCTCGTAACCAAGCTCCGCGGCGGCCTTCTCGTCGAAGAAAATCGGGTCATCGTTCTTCACGGCCGCTGCGTATTCGCGGATCTTTTCCCGCTCGACTTCGTAGTGGTCGGGGTAGCGATAATGCATCCCGACGATGTCTGCGCTCAACGACACGGCTCTAAAACCTACCTGGCCAGCCCCGAGCAACCGCTGAAGGGGCGGTGCTACCGCGTTTCGCGGTGCGGCTGATGCTTACCGCAGTTCGGGCAGAACTTCTTCAGCTCAAGCCGATCCGGGTCGTTGCGGCGATTCTTTTTCGTGATGTAGTTGCGATGCTTGCACACGTCGCAGGCCAACGTGATCTTCGGACGTATATCGGTACTGGAGGCCACAGCGGTTCCCTCTTCACGGTGTTGTTGGTGTCTGGTAGCGATGGCCGGACTCGAACCGGCGACCTAACGATTATGAGTCGTTCGCTCTAACCGACTGAGCTACATCGCCCCGGATACGCGCCGCCAGCCTGCCCGGCGTCCGCCGAGCCCCCTAACGGAATCGAACCGTTGACCTTTTCCTTACCATGGAAACGCTCTGCCGACTGAGCTAAGGGGGCGTCACCCGTAGCGACCAGCCGGGTCGCGCCGCGGGCCTAACTGAGGGTACAGGCTGGTGCCGAACGTCACCAAACCCCCGCGTGCAGTGCCGCGATGTCCCGGTGCGCGGCTCAAGTGGCCTCGCTTGACCGCTTGGGACGCAAGGCGTCGAGGTTGCTGAATTCGTCAACCTCCTCATCCAGCGAAGGATCTGGGGTCTCTGAGTCGCGGACGAGGGTCCGCAGGGCGAGATGGATCGCTTCCCGCGCGCCGTGGACGTGGTATCGGCGGATCACCTCGTTGACGAGGTCTTCATCGATCTCGATCTCTACCTTCCTACGCACCATGCGATAACGATACCCACTGACCGCGACGGTCAACCAGGCAAACCCGGTACTGTGGCAAACACCAACCCCGTTGGACGCCAGCGTTATGCGCCGCCGCAGCGAGTCCTACTCTGGTGGTGTGGCTGATTCTGACCGGCTGTATTTTCGCCAGTTGCTCTCCGGTCGCGATTTCGCGGCAGGCGACATGTTCGCCACCCAGATGCGCAACTTCGCCTATCTGATCGGGGACCGCGCAACCGGTGACGCCGTCGTGGTCGACCCGGCCTACGCCGCCGGGGATCTGGCCGACACGCTGGAGGCCGACGGGATGCGCCTGTCGGGGGTGCTGGTCACCCATCACCATCCCGATCACGTCGGGGGCTCGATGATGGGATTCCAGCTCAAAGGACTGGCCGAGCTGCTGGAGCGCGCGCAGGTGCCGGTACATGTGAATACGCATGAGGCGCTGTGGGTTTCCCGGGTCACCGGCATCAGCCTGGCTGACTTGACACCCCATGAGCATCGCGACAAGGTCACTGTCGGCGCTATTGAGATCGAGTTGCTGCATACCCCGGGCCACACACCGGGCAGCCAGTGTTTTCTGCTCGACGGTCGGCTGGTTGCCGGTGACACCTTGTTCCTGGAGGGCTGCGGCCGCACCGACTTCCCCGGCGGTGACTCCGAGGCGATGTACCGCAGTCTGCGCGAACTTGCCCAACTCCCCGGTGACCCGGTGGTGTTCCCCGGACACTGGTACTCAGCTGAGCCGAGCGCTCCGCTGTCGGAGGTCAAACGTTCGAACTATGTGTACCGCGCTGCCAACCTCGACCAGTGGCGAATGCTGATGGGCAGCTGAAGCGACCAACTCCGCAGCTAGCAAACCGCCGGAACTGACTTTACGATCACGTCAGCGAATTTTTGCGGGCGGTGTGATATAAGCGGAAGGTGGAGTCGATGGGGTGGATCCAAGACCGCTGGCGGGAGGTGGCCGGCGCCGGGTCCGGCACCTGGCTGGCGTGGGCGGCGTGGGCGGCGTTAGGGCTGGGCGTGATCGCGCTCCTCTACACCCACCGGCAGATTCAGCGCGGCCGCCAGCTGACCGCCGAGCAGACCCGACCCTACGTGAGCATGTTTATGGAGCCGCATGCGGCGGACTGGCACGTGATCGAACTCGTCGTCCGCAATTTCGGTAAAACCGCGGCGTACGACATTGCTTTCGCCTTCGCTAACCCGCCGACCGTCGCCGCATATGAGCATGCCTCCGACGGCTACGCCGAAGTCGTCGAACTGCAACTACCCAGTGGGTTGCCGACGCTGGCACCCGGCCAGGAATGGCGCATGGTGTGGGATTCGGCGCTGGACCGTGCTGAACTCGGCGAAGGCATCGACTCGCGGTTCACCGGCACGCTGACCTACTACGACCGGCCGGATCAGCCCCGGGGTTGGCGGTTGTGGCGGCGTGCGCGCCGGCCGCTGCAGACCACAGTGGTGCTGGACTGGACTGCGCTGCCGCCGGTCCAGCGGGTCGAGTTGATGACGAACCACGACCTGGCCAAACGGGAAAAACAGAAACTGGAATTGCTGCGCGGTCTGCTGACCTACTTTCACTATGCGAGCAAGGAAACCCGCCCCGAGGTATTCCGCAGCGAGATCGAACGGATCAACAACGCGGTGCGTGAAACCCAGGACAGGTGGCGCACCCGGCAACTCGACGAGCCCACCGACGTCAGTGTGCGCTGGGGTGAGGCCGAAGGCGAACTCGGCAAGCATCACACCGAAGCGGTATGACGCCCGGCGTGTGCTGACCGCCATTTGATTCAATCAACGGGCTGTCGGAGATCGAAGGAGTCTTCCATGAACGGCCCGGTCACCTACCGCTACGAGGAGCCCATCGCGGTCATCACGATGGATGACGGCAAGGTCAATGTCCTGGGGCCGGGCATGCAGCGCGCCCTGAACGACGCGCTCGACAACGCCGACCGCGACGATGCCGGCGCGATCGTGATCACCGGCAACGACCGGGTGTTCAGCGCCGGGTTCGACCTGAAGATACTCACCTCAGGGCAGGTGCAGCCCGCGGTCGACATGCTCAAAGGCGGATTCGAGCTGGCTCATCGGCTGTTGTCCTACCCCAAGCCGGTGGTGATGGCCTGCACCGGTCACGCCATCGCGATGGGGGCGTTTTTGTTGGCCAGCGGCGACCACCGGATAGCCGCCCCCGCCTGCACTATCCAGGCCAACGAGGTCGCGATCGGTATGACAATCCCCTACGCGGCCCTGGAGATCCTCAAACTGCGTCTGACACCGTCGGCCTACCAGCAGGCCACCGGGCTGGCCAAGACTTTTTTCGGTGAAACCGCGATCGCTGCGGGCTTGCTCGACGAGATCGTGCTGCCCGAGATGGTGCACAGCCGCGCTGAAGAGGCGGCCCGCGAGTTCGCCACGCTCAACCGGCAGGCGCATGCCGCCACCAAACTGCGCGTCCGCGCCGATGCGCTGGCCGGCATCCGTGCGGGGATCGACGGGATATTCGCGGAATTCGGGCTGGACGAACCACCGGGCGCCGGGCCGGCCTCCCCGCGAGCGTGACGCTGCGGCCGGTGTCCCGGGATTGGGCCGTGGCGGTGTGCCCGCCACCGAGCAGGGCGGTGCGACACCGTCACACCGGGTGGCCGCCGGAGGTGGCGGCACGTCGGCGCACCCCGACCGGGCCCGGTCCGGGCGTTATCACCGGCGATACCGCTGCAGGTACTCCGCCCAGTCCCAGGTCAGCAGGAACGCCTGGGCGGCCGCATATCCCCGGTCGAAGAGCTCCTCGAGCCGCTTTCGGGAGACGCTGAAGTCGAGCACACCGACCGGGGTGGATTCCACCAGGATTGCCCGGGACCTGACCCACGGCAGGTTCAGATGTGTCTGGTCGTGACCCACCAACATGGTGGTGAGCAGGCTTTCCAGCAAAGACGTCTGGTCGAAAAGCCGCAACGGCCGCAGCGCGGGCATCACTTCGCTCACACCCTCGGCGAGCCTGGGCACCACGGTGATCCCGAATGTCGGCCAGCGCGGCAGCTTGCCATCGGGCCGGTCGAACGTGTCAACCGGAAAATTCGACAGCACTCCCCCGTCGACCAGGGTCGACGTCAGACCGGTAGCGCTGGTCAGGGTGACCGGCTTGTAGAAGAACGGGATCGCCATCGACGCGCGCACCGCGTCGGCGACGAGTTGCTCGTCGGGGTCTAACCCGTAGACCCGCCGATAGTCCCAGGGCAACCGGACCAGCTGCGCCGTCGTCACGTCGGCCACGGTCACAACGGCCCGGTAGCGGCGCTCCTTGAGCAGATAGTCCTCGTCGAGCATCAGATCACCGAAGGTGGTGACACCCAGGTTCTTCAGCTCGCTGCGGATCCACTCGTAGGCGAAGTCGCCGCGGTACATGCTGGAGTCGCGCAGCAGGCCCCACACCGGACCGAGAAAGGGCACCGGCGCCGCGTCACGCCATTTGCGCAGCGGCACCGACAGCGCCAGCTCCTTGACCTCCGCGCTCGTCACCCGGTCACTTGTGGACATCGCCGCCAAAATCGCCGCGACCACCGAGCCGGCGGAAACACCTGACACCCGTGGGAACGAATATCCGGCGTCCATCAGCGCGACGACGGCACCGACCAGCCCGATGAACTTCGTCCCGCCGCCGGACAGCACCAGGTCGGCGACCTTCGGTGGCGGCGTAGTCGAGTGCTCCTCTGTCATGGACGCCCTTCCTGTTCGCAGCAGCTGAGAAAGCCGCGGCCGCACCGCCGAGCGCCGGGGTTGCCGAGCATATTCGGCCATCCCGACCTGCCCGGCTCAGCTGTCAGCGGAAACCCATTCGTAGGGGAGGAATTTACCGTCGAACGTCACCACCACCCGGTCACCGGAGGGGTGTGGTTTCTTGTGCAGCTCCACGCTCATGTTGATCGCGCTCATAATCCCGTCGCCGAACTGCTCATGGATGAGCTCCTTGATCGCCGGGCCGTAGACCTGGATCGCTTCGTAGAAGCGGTAGATGGTCGGGTCGGTGGGCACCGCGGTCGGCAGCCCGCCGCGCATCGGGGTGGCGGCCAATACCGGTATCGCCGATTCGTCCAGACCCAGCATCTCGACGAGGACCTTGGCCAGCTCCACGGGAATCGGGTGCTGGCCGAGCAACGCCGCCGTGGTCCACACCACGGGCTTGCCGATGGCGTCGGCCAGCTCCTGCCAGCTCAAACCCTTCTGCAGACGGGCCACGACAATCTGCTCGGTGATCTCGTTTCGGGTCATGCCCCCCAGCATGCACCCCGAGCGCGGGTGCGCGCGGCGGCCCCCGCTTACCCGCTCCGGTGTCCCAGCGGTTTGGTGGCCACCACCAGTCGGGTGGGGACCCAGGGACCCCCGTACCACATCCGCCAGCCCAGGTTGCGGTGGCGCACCTCGCACCAGCCAAGTTCCCGCACATGCTCGGCATGCGCGCGCGTACCCCACAAATCCGCGACGGCCAGCCGGCCACCCGGACGCAGCACCCGAACCGCCTCGCTGAGCGCCTGCCGCCGGCCGGCGGGGGTCGGAATGTTATGGATTGCCAGGCTGCTGACCACGACGTCGACGCTCTGGTCGGCGAACGGCAGGGCGGTGATGTCGGCGGTGTGCACCTCGACCCGATCGGCCACCCCCTCCAGCTCCGCATTGGCCAGCGTGGCCTGCGGGGAGTTGCCGGTTTGATCAGCGCGCCACAGGTCGACGCCGATGGCACGCCCGCGCGGCAGCCGCTTGGCCGCGGCCAGCAGCACCGCGCCGCGTCCACACCCGAGATCGACCAGTGTCTCATCGCCGCGCAACCGCAGATCGTCGAGGATGCGCTCCCACACCACGAACTTGCCGACCCGGGTGGCGTAGCCGTACGAGGCGGCGCTGGCGGCGATCCCGGCGGCGGACAAGCCCGTCAGCGCGGCAACGGCCCGCCTGCCGCGGGCCAGGCTGATGATGCTGCATGCCGCCAATGCGGCGCAGTCGACGACGATCATCGCGGCCTGCACCCGCGCGGGCACGGTATGGAAAGACCCGTCGATGCCGTAGTCGCCCTTGCGGTCACGCCCCACCGCTACCCCCCGATCACCAGTGCCCGCGGTGGACGACTTCGGCAAACGGTCGCCGGTTGGGTGTGCGGATCGGGGCCAGCGGACGGTCGGCCGGGTAGCCCAGGCCGAGCAGGTAAGCGACCAGACGGTCCGCGGGCACCCCCAGGATGGCGCGGGCCTTGTCCTGATCGCCCACCGAGGAATGGCCGGTGCCGATCCCCATGTCAGTGGCCGCGATCATCATCGCCATCGTCGCCTGCCCGATGTCGTACTGGTCGGTGAGCTTGCGGCGTTCATTCGGCGGGACCGGGACGACCAGGGCGATCGCGGCCGCCGCCGAGGCGATATGCCCGGCGCCTTGCCACACCGTCGACAGTTCTTGCAGCTGCGCCCGATCGGTGACGATGACGAAGTCCCGCGGCTGACGGTTTTTCGCTGACGGGGCCCGCCAGCCGGCCTCAACGATCCGGTTCAGGTCGGGCTCGGGGAGCGGCTCAGGCCGGTAATGCCGGACATTGCGGCGCGCGCGGAGTGCATCCCAGGCTTCCATCTGGTCCCTTTCTCGTCACCAGCTGTCCCGTAGAGCCGGCTGTCTTCCCGACGGCCACGTCTCACGATCGCACACCGCGGCGACACGGGCTGAAACCGGCGCGGCTGTCGGCGCGGACGTTTATGGTGGCAGCGCTATGGCACTTCATGTGCACCGTGCCGAGCGCACCGACCTGCTGGCCGACGGACTGGGCGCCCTGTTAGCCGATCCGCTGCCCGATCC encodes:
- the rplK gene encoding 50S ribosomal protein L11; its protein translation is MAPKKKVAGLIKLQIEAGQANPAPPVGPALGQHGVNIMEFCKAYNAATENQRGNVIPVEITVYDDRSFTFTLKTPPAAKLLLKAAGVAKGSAEPHRNKVAKVSWDQVREIAETKKADLNANDIDAAAKIIAGTARSMGITVE
- a CDS encoding type II toxin-antitoxin system VapB family antitoxin, producing MRRKVEIEIDEDLVNEVIRRYHVHGAREAIHLALRTLVRDSETPDPSLDEEVDEFSNLDALRPKRSSEAT
- a CDS encoding crotonase/enoyl-CoA hydratase family protein, with product MNGPVTYRYEEPIAVITMDDGKVNVLGPGMQRALNDALDNADRDDAGAIVITGNDRVFSAGFDLKILTSGQVQPAVDMLKGGFELAHRLLSYPKPVVMACTGHAIAMGAFLLASGDHRIAAPACTIQANEVAIGMTIPYAALEILKLRLTPSAYQQATGLAKTFFGETAIAAGLLDEIVLPEMVHSRAEEAAREFATLNRQAHAATKLRVRADALAGIRAGIDGIFAEFGLDEPPGAGPASPRA
- a CDS encoding MBL fold metallo-hydrolase, with the protein product MRRRSESYSGGVADSDRLYFRQLLSGRDFAAGDMFATQMRNFAYLIGDRATGDAVVVDPAYAAGDLADTLEADGMRLSGVLVTHHHPDHVGGSMMGFQLKGLAELLERAQVPVHVNTHEALWVSRVTGISLADLTPHEHRDKVTVGAIEIELLHTPGHTPGSQCFLLDGRLVAGDTLFLEGCGRTDFPGGDSEAMYRSLRELAQLPGDPVVFPGHWYSAEPSAPLSEVKRSNYVYRAANLDQWRMLMGS
- a CDS encoding class I SAM-dependent methyltransferase is translated as MGRDRKGDYGIDGSFHTVPARVQAAMIVVDCAALAACSIISLARGRRAVAALTGLSAAGIAASAASYGYATRVGKFVVWERILDDLRLRGDETLVDLGCGRGAVLLAAAKRLPRGRAIGVDLWRADQTGNSPQATLANAELEGVADRVEVHTADITALPFADQSVDVVVSSLAIHNIPTPAGRRQALSEAVRVLRPGGRLAVADLWGTRAHAEHVRELGWCEVRHRNLGWRMWYGGPWVPTRLVVATKPLGHRSG
- a CDS encoding nitroreductase family protein — protein: MEAWDALRARRNVRHYRPEPLPEPDLNRIVEAGWRAPSAKNRQPRDFVIVTDRAQLQELSTVWQGAGHIASAAAAIALVVPVPPNERRKLTDQYDIGQATMAMMIAATDMGIGTGHSSVGDQDKARAILGVPADRLVAYLLGLGYPADRPLAPIRTPNRRPFAEVVHRGHW
- the rpmG gene encoding 50S ribosomal protein L33 — translated: MASSTDIRPKITLACDVCKHRNYITKKNRRNDPDRLELKKFCPNCGKHQPHRETR
- a CDS encoding patatin-like phospholipase family protein; translation: MTEEHSTTPPPKVADLVLSGGGTKFIGLVGAVVALMDAGYSFPRVSGVSAGSVVAAILAAMSTSDRVTSAEVKELALSVPLRKWRDAAPVPFLGPVWGLLRDSSMYRGDFAYEWIRSELKNLGVTTFGDLMLDEDYLLKERRYRAVVTVADVTTAQLVRLPWDYRRVYGLDPDEQLVADAVRASMAIPFFYKPVTLTSATGLTSTLVDGGVLSNFPVDTFDRPDGKLPRWPTFGITVVPRLAEGVSEVMPALRPLRLFDQTSLLESLLTTMLVGHDQTHLNLPWVRSRAILVESTPVGVLDFSVSRKRLEELFDRGYAAAQAFLLTWDWAEYLQRYRR
- the nusG gene encoding transcription termination/antitermination protein NusG encodes the protein MTSFDGETSASQAVDVDDTEPRAEDTIRPGTEPAEAGAEPADEVDPAAALKKELAGKPGKWYVIHSYAGYENKVKANLETRVQNLDVGDYIFQVEVPTEEVTEIKNGQRKLVNRKVLPGYILVRMELTDDSWAAVRNTPGVTGFVGATSRPSPLSLDEVVKFLLPQGQAKKAAKGAAAAAAAAEGGLERPVVEVDYEVGESVTVMDGPFATLPATISEVNAEQQKLKVLVSIFGRETPVELTFNQVSKI
- the rplA gene encoding 50S ribosomal protein L1, encoding MSKTSKAYRAAAAKVDRSNLYTPLQAAKLAKETSSANYDATVEVAIRLGVDPRKADQMVRGTVNLPHGTGKTARVAVFAVGEKAEEAQAAGADVVGSDDLIEKIQGGWLEFDAAIATPDQMAKVGRIARVLGPRGLMPNPKTGTVTNDVAKAVADIKGGKINFRVDKQANLHFVIGKASFDEKRLAENYGAALDEILRLKPSTSKGRYLKKVTFSTSTGPGIPVDPSITRNFAEV
- the cynS gene encoding cyanase: MTRNEITEQIVVARLQKGLSWQELADAIGKPVVWTTAALLGQHPIPVELAKVLVEMLGLDESAIPVLAATPMRGGLPTAVPTDPTIYRFYEAIQVYGPAIKELIHEQFGDGIMSAINMSVELHKKPHPSGDRVVVTFDGKFLPYEWVSADS
- the hadA gene encoding (3R)-hydroxyacyl-ACP dehydratase subunit HadA; this encodes MSLSADIVGMHYRYPDHYEVEREKIREYAAAVKNDDPIFFDEKAAAELGYEVLPAPLTFISVFGYQAQSSFFESANIAIREAQIVQVDQVLKYLKPIKAGDKLYCDIYVDSVRQAHGTDIIVTKNVCTNDAGELVMETYTTLAGRAGEDGEEGFSNGAA
- the hadC gene encoding (3R)-hydroxyacyl-ACP dehydratase subunit HadC; the protein is MGAIKTDVRGMIWRYPDYFVVGREQIRDFAKAIKCEDPASYEEDAAAELGYDNIVAPLTFTTIFARLVQQDFFKHVDTGYETMQIVQVDQKFIYHKPICAGDKLWARMDIHSVDERFGADIVVTRNLCTNDAGELVLEAYTTLMGQQGAGSTMIKWDRESGQVIRIA
- the secE gene encoding preprotein translocase subunit SecE; the encoded protein is MSDERDGADAARGGTIGGTSGHSGGQTAVVTRPRRPTGKRSRQRATAVADGASLEVAKNGGGAAVKTAKKAARPVVNPIAVVYRYLSQVVAEMRKVIWPNRKQMMTYTSVVLAFLAFMVALIGVADFGLAKLVMLVFG
- the hadB gene encoding (3R)-hydroxyacyl-ACP dehydratase subunit HadB, producing MALREFSSVKVGDQLPEKVYPLTRQDLVNYAGVSGDLNPIHWDDEIAKHVGLDTAIAHGMLTMGLGGGYVTSWVGDPGAVTEYNVRFTSVVPVPNDGKGAEIVFNGRVKSVDPESKSVTIALTATAGGKKIFGRAIASARLA